Proteins from one Listeria innocua genomic window:
- the deoD gene encoding purine-nucleoside phosphorylase yields MSVHIEAKQGEIAETILLPGDPLRAKYIAETFLEDVVLFNQVRGMLGFTGTYKGEKVSVMGTGMGIPSISIYVNELIQSYDVKNLIRVGTMGGIQADVKVRDVVIAQAASTDSQINRNTFAGVDFAPVADFSLLKKAYDAGVEKGLSLKVGNVFSADRFYNDQLDKQQLADYGVLGIEMEAAALYTLAQKYGRRALAILTVSDHIFTGEETSAEERQTTFNDMIVVALEAAIK; encoded by the coding sequence ATGAGCGTACATATCGAAGCAAAACAAGGGGAAATTGCCGAAACAATTTTATTACCAGGAGATCCTTTGCGTGCGAAATACATTGCCGAAACATTCTTAGAGGACGTTGTATTATTTAACCAAGTAAGAGGAATGCTAGGATTTACTGGTACATATAAAGGCGAAAAAGTTTCTGTTATGGGAACTGGTATGGGAATTCCGTCAATTTCGATTTATGTGAATGAATTAATTCAAAGCTATGATGTGAAAAATTTGATTCGCGTTGGAACAATGGGTGGCATTCAAGCGGACGTTAAAGTTCGTGATGTTGTAATTGCTCAAGCAGCTTCGACAGATTCTCAAATTAATCGTAACACTTTTGCTGGTGTTGACTTTGCGCCAGTAGCAGATTTTTCTTTATTAAAAAAAGCGTATGATGCAGGCGTTGAAAAAGGCCTATCTCTAAAAGTTGGTAATGTTTTCTCAGCGGATCGTTTTTATAATGATCAATTGGATAAACAACAATTAGCCGATTACGGAGTACTGGGAATTGAAATGGAAGCAGCGGCTCTTTATACATTAGCGCAAAAATATGGCCGTCGTGCACTTGCTATTCTAACAGTCAGCGATCACATTTTTACAGGTGAAGAAACATCCGCTGAAGAGCGCCAAACTACTTTTAATGATATGATTGTTGTAGCATTAGAAGCAGCAATAAAATAA
- a CDS encoding YozE family protein, giving the protein MGRSFYHFLMTYRDPKLTDQKTEFANNAYRDHSFPKQTRNYHILCDYLEFNAPYLPGMSIFDELWEAYLLDEEKNKH; this is encoded by the coding sequence TTGGGAAGATCATTTTATCATTTTTTAATGACATATCGGGACCCGAAGCTAACAGATCAGAAAACGGAATTTGCCAACAATGCATACCGAGATCATAGTTTTCCAAAGCAAACAAGAAATTATCATATTCTTTGTGACTATCTTGAGTTTAATGCGCCTTATTTACCGGGAATGTCTATTTTCGATGAACTTTGGGAAGCGTATTTGCTAGATGAAGAGAAAAACAAACATTAG
- a CDS encoding Gfo/Idh/MocA family protein: MLKVAVVGLGGIAQKAYLPVFAEMENIEVHLYTRNAQKLKHLSEKYRFDHYHQSIHSMIESGVNAAFVHSSTASHPEVIRTFLSHNIPVYVDKPIADNLAEVEELTRLAEEKNTLLMTGFNRRYAPKYQELKALTDINMIVMQKNRAGQPGEARTFIYDDFIHVIDTVRYLLDAKIDQLHMVPVWQNELLSSVTVQISAGNKVATAIMNRDSGVNEERLAVMTKSAKYEVENVTETHIYEGTTERFERFGDWETTLYKRGFVPIIQAFLNAVRNGEKAPITEEDALETHRLAEEILSKLEN, from the coding sequence ATGTTGAAAGTAGCAGTAGTGGGACTCGGTGGAATTGCACAAAAAGCGTATTTACCTGTTTTTGCTGAGATGGAAAATATCGAGGTCCATCTTTATACAAGAAATGCACAAAAATTAAAGCATTTAAGCGAAAAATATCGTTTTGATCATTATCATCAAAGTATTCATTCAATGATAGAATCTGGCGTTAATGCAGCTTTTGTACATTCATCTACAGCAAGTCATCCAGAAGTAATTCGGACTTTTTTATCACATAATATTCCAGTTTATGTAGATAAGCCAATTGCCGATAATTTGGCCGAAGTGGAAGAATTGACGCGCTTAGCCGAAGAAAAAAACACGCTATTAATGACAGGATTTAACCGTCGTTATGCACCTAAATATCAAGAATTAAAAGCATTAACGGATATAAACATGATAGTAATGCAAAAAAACCGCGCAGGACAGCCAGGTGAGGCACGTACATTTATTTATGATGATTTTATCCATGTCATTGATACCGTCCGTTATTTACTTGATGCAAAAATTGATCAATTACATATGGTACCTGTTTGGCAAAACGAATTACTGTCTAGTGTAACTGTCCAAATTTCTGCTGGCAATAAAGTAGCTACTGCCATCATGAACCGGGATAGTGGTGTGAATGAAGAACGTTTAGCCGTGATGACAAAAAGCGCTAAATATGAAGTGGAAAATGTAACAGAGACACATATTTATGAAGGAACGACCGAGCGTTTTGAACGGTTTGGTGACTGGGAAACAACGCTTTATAAACGCGGCTTTGTACCGATTATTCAGGCGTTTTTAAATGCTGTTCGAAACGGCGAAAAAGCTCCAATTACTGAAGAAGATGCATTAGAGACACATCGACTAGCAGAAGAAATTCTAAGTAAACTTGAAAATTAA
- the msrB gene encoding peptide-methionine (R)-S-oxide reductase MsrB: MDESKKNERLKQLTDIQYNVTQKADTERPFQNEFYDNVAKGIYVDIVSGKPLFSSNDQYDAGCGWPSFTKPIDEAEVIEHRDLSHGMIRTEVKSVEADSHLGHVFPDGPQDQGGLRYCINSAALRFIPVDKLEEEGYQTYKKIFE; encoded by the coding sequence ATGGATGAAAGTAAAAAAAACGAGCGACTTAAACAGCTAACAGATATACAATATAATGTGACCCAAAAAGCGGATACCGAACGCCCATTTCAAAATGAATTTTATGATAATGTGGCAAAAGGAATCTATGTAGATATTGTTTCAGGAAAGCCGTTATTTTCATCCAATGATCAGTATGATGCTGGTTGTGGTTGGCCAAGTTTCACAAAACCAATTGACGAAGCAGAAGTAATCGAACATAGAGATTTATCACATGGGATGATTCGGACGGAAGTGAAGTCAGTTGAGGCTGATTCGCACTTAGGGCATGTTTTTCCAGATGGACCACAAGATCAAGGTGGACTTAGATACTGCATCAATTCCGCAGCGCTTCGATTTATCCCCGTTGATAAGTTAGAAGAAGAAGGCTACCAAACCTATAAGAAAATCTTTGAATAA
- the msrA gene encoding peptide-methionine (S)-S-oxide reductase MsrA, whose amino-acid sequence MTKESLEKATFAGGCFWCMVKPFDTQPGIEKVVSGYTGGHTVNPTYKEVCSGTTGHTEAVEITFDPAVFPYEKLVEVYWQQTDPTDAAGQFVDRGDSYRPVIFYHNEEQRQIAEKSKAALDASGRFKKPVVTEIAKAETFYPAEEYHQDFYKKEKAHYEGYQVASGRAAFIDANWKG is encoded by the coding sequence ATGACAAAAGAATCACTTGAAAAAGCAACATTTGCTGGAGGATGCTTTTGGTGTATGGTAAAACCTTTTGACACACAACCAGGAATCGAGAAGGTCGTTTCGGGTTATACAGGTGGACATACAGTGAATCCAACATATAAAGAAGTTTGCAGCGGGACAACAGGGCATACCGAAGCAGTTGAAATTACATTTGATCCGGCAGTATTTCCTTATGAAAAATTAGTCGAAGTATACTGGCAACAAACAGATCCGACTGATGCAGCGGGACAATTTGTCGACCGCGGAGATTCATATCGTCCGGTTATTTTTTACCATAATGAGGAACAACGACAAATCGCTGAAAAATCTAAAGCAGCTTTGGATGCAAGCGGAAGATTTAAGAAACCAGTTGTCACAGAAATTGCAAAAGCAGAAACTTTTTATCCTGCAGAGGAATATCACCAAGATTTCTATAAAAAAGAAAAAGCGCACTATGAAGGTTATCAAGTAGCTTCCGGTCGTGCTGCATTCATAGATGCCAACTGGAAAGGGTGA
- a CDS encoding YpmS family protein — protein MQVETRSAPKKPKRNYWKWICLTLISLLILLAGWLYVTVFVLSPQEEPTPSLISNKSNIEFQTSTTKSDLNQLISSYIEEFSKEQDIGYKVFVANNVNFTAEAKIFGEPVELRLKFSPKVVDNGNIELSLTDMSVGALPLPVSYVMNYVNKNYKFPEWVTVLPKKEKIYLSLDKLKLKGDTKVRADTLNLKKDDISFTLLVPVK, from the coding sequence TTGCAAGTAGAAACAAGATCAGCTCCAAAAAAACCAAAACGAAATTATTGGAAATGGATTTGCCTAACTTTAATTAGTTTGCTTATCCTTCTTGCTGGCTGGCTTTATGTAACAGTCTTTGTACTTAGCCCACAAGAAGAGCCAACGCCTTCGCTTATTAGCAATAAATCAAATATTGAATTTCAAACAAGCACCACTAAATCAGACTTAAACCAATTAATCAGTAGCTATATAGAAGAGTTCAGCAAAGAGCAAGATATCGGTTATAAAGTTTTTGTAGCAAATAATGTCAATTTTACAGCTGAAGCGAAGATTTTTGGTGAGCCTGTTGAACTAAGACTTAAATTTTCACCAAAAGTAGTTGATAATGGAAATATAGAATTATCGCTGACAGATATGTCTGTTGGAGCATTACCTTTACCAGTTTCTTACGTGATGAACTATGTTAATAAAAACTATAAATTCCCTGAGTGGGTCACTGTACTTCCTAAAAAAGAAAAAATATATTTATCTTTGGACAAATTAAAACTAAAAGGCGACACAAAAGTTCGTGCCGATACGCTAAATTTGAAGAAAGACGATATTTCGTTTACACTTTTAGTACCAGTTAAGTAA
- a CDS encoding SGNH/GDSL hydrolase family protein codes for MTKKKWLWLTGSVLIIALLVGAVFGIKYYKESKEIPINLVAMGDSLTEGVGDENKEGGYVGIVPEKLNEEATVSSVKTSNYGVSGNRITQLEKRLKTNKQFQQDVKNANVITITIGGNDVMAILQSRLLNVDVADFAKANKEFQQELTTLLKDIRSYNKDAAIFLMGIYNPYTTYFADIKQFDEVITNWNDASAKTIKQTNNAYFVPVAKALEDRNTSNKDKPNPLLSDDYFHPNHKGYEKMSAELEKAIVKQLDDGNIPK; via the coding sequence ATGACAAAGAAAAAATGGCTGTGGCTTACAGGAAGCGTGCTTATTATCGCGCTTCTCGTTGGCGCAGTTTTTGGTATCAAGTATTATAAAGAATCAAAAGAAATCCCTATTAACCTAGTTGCAATGGGTGACTCATTAACAGAAGGTGTTGGTGATGAAAACAAAGAAGGCGGCTATGTGGGCATTGTTCCAGAAAAACTAAATGAAGAAGCTACAGTGTCTAGTGTGAAAACGAGCAACTACGGTGTATCAGGAAACCGTATTACACAACTAGAAAAACGCCTCAAAACGAATAAACAATTCCAGCAAGATGTCAAAAATGCCAATGTAATAACTATTACAATCGGTGGGAATGACGTGATGGCTATTTTGCAATCTCGCCTTTTAAATGTAGATGTGGCTGATTTTGCAAAAGCAAATAAAGAATTTCAACAAGAACTTACAACGTTACTTAAAGATATTCGCTCTTACAATAAAGATGCAGCGATATTTTTAATGGGTATTTACAATCCTTATACGACTTATTTTGCAGATATAAAACAATTTGATGAGGTCATTACCAATTGGAATGATGCTTCTGCGAAAACAATTAAACAAACTAACAATGCTTATTTCGTCCCAGTGGCTAAAGCATTAGAAGATAGAAATACATCCAATAAAGACAAGCCGAATCCATTACTTTCAGATGATTATTTCCATCCAAACCATAAAGGATATGAAAAAATGAGCGCCGAGTTAGAAAAAGCTATCGTCAAACAACTAGATGATGGTAATATTCCTAAATAG
- a CDS encoding DegV family protein, which yields MRKIKIITDSTAGLTLEEAAKWNIEVLYLTVEIDGKVYNPKTDITPEEFMVRMAETKELPKSSQPAIGSFVEAYEKYTAEGYEILSIHLTEKLSGTVNAARQAADMVEGNITVVDCDYTARGQAFQVLKAAEMAQAGDYSVEEIHAAINDIRDKTKLYIVVVTLDNLIKGGRVGRMQGFLGSLLNIKLIAKLTDGQLEEETKVRSNKKVLQYCLNLIKDEPKKIQQLDVVHANGLNLADDFIAESKEITGLTEIPLFFADPVISTHAGTGAFAFMYYTD from the coding sequence ATGAGAAAAATAAAGATTATCACAGACTCAACTGCAGGCTTAACTCTTGAAGAAGCAGCAAAATGGAATATTGAAGTTTTATATTTAACCGTAGAAATCGATGGGAAAGTTTATAATCCTAAAACAGACATTACGCCAGAAGAATTCATGGTACGCATGGCTGAAACAAAAGAATTACCAAAATCTTCGCAACCAGCAATCGGTTCTTTTGTAGAAGCTTATGAAAAATATACGGCAGAAGGGTATGAAATCCTTTCCATCCATTTGACGGAAAAACTAAGTGGTACAGTGAATGCAGCTCGCCAAGCAGCTGATATGGTGGAAGGAAACATCACCGTAGTAGACTGCGATTATACGGCACGTGGCCAAGCATTCCAAGTACTAAAAGCCGCTGAAATGGCTCAGGCTGGCGATTATTCAGTAGAAGAAATTCACGCTGCAATTAATGATATTCGCGACAAAACAAAACTTTATATTGTGGTCGTAACGCTCGATAATTTAATTAAAGGTGGGCGTGTTGGTCGAATGCAAGGTTTCCTAGGTAGTCTTTTGAATATCAAATTAATCGCTAAGCTTACTGATGGACAATTGGAAGAAGAAACCAAAGTTCGCAGTAACAAAAAAGTTTTACAATACTGCCTTAATCTAATTAAAGACGAACCGAAAAAAATTCAACAGCTGGATGTAGTTCATGCCAATGGGCTGAATTTAGCTGATGACTTTATCGCAGAGTCTAAAGAAATAACTGGATTAACAGAAATTCCACTATTTTTTGCAGATCCTGTCATTTCCACTCATGCTGGAACTGGCGCGTTTGCATTTATGTACTATACTGACTAA
- the trhA gene encoding PAQR family membrane homeostasis protein TrhA has protein sequence MNVTSYNWKEELANAITHGVGFILSIPALVLLIIFAAGKDNPLYLTSFLIYGISLMLLYICSTLLHSFKPCKARTVFNIMDHAAIYVLIAGSYTPFVLITIQGTLGWTLFGVIWGLAIAGIIYKIFMTGKLKLLSTFVYLVMGWMVMFAIKPLYAGLTPTGFWLLATGGIMFTVGAIFYSIPRVPYMHAIWHLFVIAGTAFMYFCILFYV, from the coding sequence ATGAATGTCACTTCTTATAATTGGAAAGAAGAACTGGCGAATGCAATAACGCACGGGGTTGGATTTATCCTTAGTATTCCCGCGCTCGTCTTACTTATAATATTCGCCGCTGGAAAAGATAATCCTCTTTATTTAACAAGTTTTTTAATTTATGGAATTTCACTAATGTTGCTTTATATTTGTTCCACACTGCTCCATAGCTTCAAACCTTGCAAAGCACGAACGGTTTTTAATATTATGGATCATGCCGCGATTTATGTTTTAATTGCTGGCAGTTATACACCATTTGTTTTGATTACCATTCAAGGAACTCTCGGTTGGACGCTGTTTGGTGTTATCTGGGGACTCGCAATTGCTGGGATCATTTATAAAATATTTATGACTGGCAAATTAAAACTTTTATCGACGTTTGTATACTTAGTAATGGGCTGGATGGTCATGTTCGCCATTAAACCACTTTATGCAGGGCTAACGCCAACCGGATTTTGGCTACTTGCAACTGGTGGGATTATGTTTACTGTAGGGGCAATTTTTTATAGTATCCCTCGAGTACCTTATATGCACGCGATTTGGCATTTATTTGTTATCGCGGGAACTGCTTTTATGTACTTCTGCATTTTGTTTTATGTTTAA
- a CDS encoding helix-turn-helix transcriptional regulator, with translation MIPIELSSRQHQIVAFVRANEPATGDSIAAHLKLTRATIRADLSILTMTGILDARPKVGYFYSGLETNPIHLDEIRQLKVADIMTQPFFAKKETSVYDAIVMLFMEDIGSLYVIDDEQLVGLVSRKDLLKGALADADTKATPIATIMTRMPNLVTVTKNDKVLHAAEQLVFHQIDSLPVFENNSREAKVVGKISKTRITALFVDTIKKV, from the coding sequence GTGATTCCAATCGAACTTTCCTCTAGACAACACCAGATTGTTGCCTTTGTTCGCGCGAATGAGCCTGCTACTGGTGACTCTATCGCTGCTCATTTAAAATTAACGCGTGCTACGATTCGTGCTGATTTGTCGATTTTGACGATGACCGGAATTTTAGATGCCAGACCTAAAGTTGGTTATTTTTACTCAGGACTCGAAACAAATCCGATTCATTTGGATGAAATTCGCCAATTGAAAGTAGCAGATATTATGACCCAACCATTTTTCGCAAAAAAAGAAACAAGTGTTTATGACGCCATTGTGATGCTCTTTATGGAAGATATTGGCAGTTTATATGTAATTGATGACGAACAATTAGTTGGGCTTGTCTCCAGAAAAGACTTACTGAAAGGCGCACTGGCGGATGCAGATACGAAAGCCACTCCCATTGCGACTATTATGACGCGCATGCCAAACCTTGTTACTGTTACTAAAAATGATAAAGTCTTGCACGCAGCAGAACAGCTTGTCTTTCATCAAATCGATTCGCTTCCCGTTTTTGAAAATAACTCTCGAGAAGCGAAAGTCGTCGGAAAAATATCAAAAACACGTATTACTGCGCTTTTTGTAGATACAATAAAAAAGGTTTAA
- a CDS encoding pyruvate, water dikinase regulatory protein gives MENPVIIYVISDAIGETAQHIIRAVTAQFSLNKPADIRRHAFIRDENALLETLEEAKAADGIVVQTLVQSKLADYASNFCVKNHLQNVDLLHTLTAAVEAKTGLKSKQDPGNMRRLDSNYFDRIAAIEFAVKYDDCKDPCGLLDADIVLVGVSRTSKTPLSSYLANQNWKVANVPLVPEIPIPDELFQIPAERIIGLTTTPEKLAQIRKVRLKSIGLDEASSYSSEKRILEELEYGYATFKKLGCQVIHVEDKAIEETAALITEIITSYH, from the coding sequence ATGGAAAATCCGGTTATTATATATGTTATTTCAGATGCTATCGGAGAAACTGCTCAACATATTATTCGCGCGGTAACAGCTCAGTTTTCACTTAATAAACCAGCTGATATTCGGCGCCACGCTTTTATTCGCGATGAAAACGCTTTACTTGAAACATTAGAAGAAGCAAAAGCAGCTGATGGGATTGTTGTTCAAACGCTAGTACAATCAAAGCTCGCTGATTATGCGTCAAATTTTTGTGTGAAAAATCATCTTCAAAACGTTGATTTATTACATACGCTCACTGCCGCAGTGGAAGCAAAAACTGGGTTAAAGTCTAAACAAGACCCGGGAAATATGCGCCGGCTTGATAGTAATTATTTTGATCGTATTGCCGCAATTGAATTTGCCGTTAAATATGATGACTGCAAAGATCCCTGCGGTTTACTGGATGCCGATATTGTTTTAGTTGGTGTTTCAAGAACGAGTAAAACCCCACTTAGTAGCTATCTTGCTAATCAAAACTGGAAAGTCGCTAACGTGCCACTCGTTCCCGAAATTCCGATTCCAGATGAACTTTTTCAAATCCCAGCAGAACGTATTATCGGTCTGACAACTACACCTGAAAAACTTGCTCAAATCCGGAAAGTGAGATTAAAATCAATTGGCTTAGATGAAGCAAGTAGTTATTCTAGTGAAAAACGCATTTTAGAAGAATTAGAATATGGTTATGCTACTTTCAAAAAGCTTGGCTGCCAAGTAATCCATGTTGAAGACAAAGCCATTGAAGAAACCGCTGCCCTAATCACGGAGATTATCACGAGTTACCACTAA
- the ppdK gene encoding pyruvate, phosphate dikinase has protein sequence MRKFVYQFSEGSKEMKNLLGGKGANLAEMTKIGLPVPPGFIISTDACNDYTTSNKHLSEEIFEEVKIHLTELEKQTGKIFGFAENPLLVSVRSGAPFSMPGMMDTVLNLGLNDQAAEGLANLTGDARSAFDSYRRFIQMFGDVVFEIPSYQFEQALARIKKDNNYLLDTELTAANLSELIEIYKLIFSQATGRDFPQDPLEQLRLAIIAVFDSWMNPRAVIYRRLHDIDASFGTAVNIQAMVFGNTGETSGTGITFTRNPSTGEKQVFGEFLLNAQGEDVVAGIRTPEPISALEQRMPLVYNELLKTCELLENHYLDMQDIEFTIEKGKLYVLQTRSGKRTAKAAIQTAVDFVHEGKITREEAIMRVETKQLHQLLHPAFHESALKAGQVIATGLPASPGAATGQIFFEAKEAVAASERGISVILVRNETSPEDIEGMARSSAILTAHGGMTSHAAVVARGMGKCCIAGCAELTINEKEKTIILTTGEQLHEGDFLSLDGSTGNVYLGQIALTEASIGGHFDELMAWADAEKKLKIRVNADTPTDFKKALLFGAEGVGLCRTEHMFFDEKRIPYVRQMILAESLKERESVLTSLKEMQKTDFSELFRIANGRAVNIRLLDPPLHEFLPKTNREIEQLARDMNRTVPQITKRIEELAEANPMLGHRGCRLAITFPEIYRMQAEAIMESAVIVHDEGIDVHPEIMIPLIATKSELSYIKNEIKQAIHAIFEKERVVLPFDIGTMIEIPRACVTADEIAEEAQFFSFGTNDLTQLTYGFSRDDATKFLADYYEKDILPKDPFVTIDKTGVGALVEMAVTRGRMTHANLKMGVCGEHGGDPESIHFFHQLGLSYVSCSPYRVPIARLAAAQAALSENKLVSTI, from the coding sequence GTGAGAAAATTTGTCTATCAGTTCAGTGAAGGTTCTAAAGAAATGAAAAATCTTTTAGGAGGAAAAGGTGCTAATTTGGCCGAAATGACGAAGATTGGTTTGCCCGTCCCTCCTGGCTTTATTATCTCGACCGATGCTTGTAATGATTATACAACGAGCAACAAACATCTATCCGAAGAAATTTTTGAAGAAGTAAAAATTCATTTGACAGAACTCGAAAAACAAACTGGAAAAATTTTCGGATTCGCGGAAAACCCACTGTTAGTTTCAGTACGTTCTGGCGCGCCTTTTTCGATGCCAGGAATGATGGATACGGTTCTAAATCTAGGGTTAAATGATCAAGCTGCTGAAGGATTAGCTAACTTAACAGGTGATGCTCGTTCTGCGTTTGACTCTTATCGTCGCTTCATTCAAATGTTTGGCGATGTCGTTTTTGAAATTCCAAGCTATCAATTTGAACAGGCGCTTGCTCGTATAAAAAAAGACAATAATTATCTTTTAGATACGGAATTAACTGCTGCTAATTTAAGTGAACTAATTGAGATTTATAAACTGATTTTCAGCCAAGCAACTGGCAGAGATTTTCCGCAAGATCCGTTAGAACAGCTGAGACTTGCGATTATTGCTGTTTTTGATTCGTGGATGAACCCTCGTGCCGTTATTTATCGCAGACTGCATGATATTGATGCAAGTTTTGGCACAGCCGTGAATATTCAAGCGATGGTTTTTGGCAACACTGGCGAAACAAGCGGTACTGGTATTACTTTTACGCGAAATCCATCCACTGGTGAAAAGCAAGTTTTTGGTGAGTTTCTACTAAATGCACAAGGTGAAGATGTTGTTGCAGGAATCCGCACGCCTGAACCGATTAGCGCATTAGAACAAAGAATGCCCCTCGTTTATAACGAACTCCTTAAAACATGTGAACTACTTGAAAATCACTATTTAGATATGCAAGATATTGAATTTACAATTGAAAAAGGAAAACTTTACGTTCTTCAAACAAGGAGCGGGAAACGAACAGCCAAAGCAGCAATTCAAACAGCAGTCGATTTCGTCCACGAAGGCAAAATCACTCGTGAAGAAGCAATTATGCGAGTAGAAACGAAACAGCTACATCAATTACTTCACCCTGCTTTTCATGAAAGCGCTCTAAAAGCTGGACAAGTCATCGCAACCGGATTACCAGCAAGTCCAGGAGCTGCCACCGGTCAAATTTTCTTTGAAGCTAAAGAAGCCGTAGCAGCTTCAGAACGCGGCATTTCTGTTATCCTAGTACGAAATGAGACTTCTCCTGAAGATATTGAAGGTATGGCGAGAAGTAGCGCGATTTTAACTGCTCATGGTGGTATGACTTCTCACGCTGCCGTAGTGGCCCGCGGAATGGGAAAATGCTGTATAGCTGGTTGCGCTGAACTCACTATTAATGAAAAAGAAAAAACCATTATCCTTACAACCGGAGAACAGCTTCATGAAGGTGATTTTCTTTCTCTCGACGGCAGCACTGGAAATGTCTATCTTGGACAAATAGCACTCACAGAAGCTTCTATAGGCGGTCATTTTGATGAATTAATGGCATGGGCAGACGCTGAGAAAAAACTAAAAATCCGCGTAAATGCCGATACACCAACAGATTTTAAAAAAGCATTACTATTTGGCGCTGAAGGTGTTGGTCTTTGTCGCACAGAGCATATGTTTTTTGATGAAAAAAGGATTCCTTATGTTAGACAAATGATTTTAGCAGAATCACTTAAAGAGCGCGAATCTGTTTTAACATCATTAAAAGAGATGCAAAAAACAGATTTCAGTGAATTATTTCGAATAGCAAATGGTCGAGCAGTGAATATTCGCCTTCTTGATCCGCCCTTACATGAATTTCTACCGAAGACTAACCGCGAAATCGAACAATTAGCGCGCGATATGAACCGTACTGTTCCCCAAATCACCAAACGAATTGAGGAGCTGGCAGAAGCAAATCCTATGCTAGGTCATCGCGGTTGCCGTTTAGCCATTACTTTTCCAGAAATTTATCGTATGCAGGCGGAAGCAATCATGGAAAGTGCCGTTATCGTTCATGATGAAGGAATCGATGTCCACCCAGAAATTATGATTCCTCTAATCGCTACAAAAAGCGAACTTAGTTATATTAAAAATGAAATTAAGCAGGCCATTCATGCGATTTTTGAAAAAGAACGAGTTGTGCTACCTTTTGATATTGGTACGATGATTGAAATTCCTCGTGCTTGTGTGACCGCAGATGAAATTGCCGAAGAAGCCCAGTTCTTTAGTTTTGGAACAAATGATTTAACTCAGCTAACATATGGTTTTTCTCGTGATGATGCAACTAAATTTCTAGCTGATTATTATGAAAAAGATATTTTACCTAAAGATCCATTTGTTACGATTGATAAAACGGGCGTTGGTGCGTTAGTTGAAATGGCTGTTACTCGCGGAAGAATGACTCATGCGAACTTAAAAATGGGCGTCTGTGGAGAGCATGGAGGAGACCCAGAATCAATCCACTTCTTCCATCAACTTGGCCTCAGTTATGTATCATGCTCGCCTTACCGCGTGCCAATAGCTCGGTTAGCAGCAGCCCAAGCAGCACTGAGCGAAAACAAGCTAGTATCTACTATATAA
- a CDS encoding VOC family protein → MIEKIGQVMLYVEDQAAVRDFWVEKLDFVVVSEEVVNGEIQWVEIAPSKGVETTFVLQNKKKVAEMNPDMNLGTPSILLFGTNISELYEEYKNKGITVGDLVDLPIGRVFNFADNEGNYVAICEK, encoded by the coding sequence ATGATTGAAAAAATTGGTCAAGTAATGTTATATGTGGAAGATCAAGCGGCAGTAAGAGATTTTTGGGTGGAAAAATTGGATTTTGTCGTTGTATCAGAAGAAGTCGTAAACGGCGAAATTCAGTGGGTTGAAATCGCGCCTTCAAAAGGTGTGGAAACTACTTTTGTGCTCCAAAATAAAAAGAAAGTTGCCGAAATGAACCCGGATATGAACCTTGGGACGCCATCGATTTTACTATTTGGAACAAATATTAGCGAACTGTATGAAGAATATAAAAACAAAGGAATTACAGTAGGGGATTTGGTTGATCTGCCAATCGGTCGCGTGTTCAACTTTGCAGATAATGAAGGGAATTATGTGGCGATTTGCGAAAAATAA